TTGAATCGCCGCCAGAACATCACAAACGTCTCGAAGTCGCCGGCGTAGCCGCGCGGCTTGAATCGCGCCCGACAATGCAGCGAGCCTCGCTCCAACAGCGGCCCGGCAATTCTCCAGAATTCGCTCGACGGCAGTTGATTCTCGCGCCCCCACAACCCGGTCGAAGCCAAAGCGGCTATCGCGCGGTCAAGCGTATCATCGACGAACGATTGTCCGACTGCCGCGTTCGACCAGTTTTCGCTAGTCTGTTCGGCCTCGCCTAAGTCTGCAACGAGCCTTTTGGCAGCAGTACGAACGATTTCCATAGATCGCGACCTTGCAAGCTTTTGACAACCATTGCTCTCGTGGCAAGAATTCAGGATACTCTTTCCATAGAGGCGGTTCCTAGGCGAGTGTACTATTCACGCTCTGCTGTGAGGCCGTCCCACGAGTCACGACTTCATCGGCGAATGATCGCTTCCATTTCCGCAATCTTCACGGCGGAGCGTGAAGAGCACCACACATGACATCGCTCCAAGGCCAAGTATTGGTGGCATCGCCAAAGCTGGGCGATCCGAACTTTTTTCGTGCGGTCGTGTTACTGGTGCGGCATAGCGAGGAAGGGGCCTTCGGCATCGTGCTGAATCGGCCCAGCAGCACCCAACTCAAAGAAGTTTGGGGCAACGTCAGCGAAACCCCATGCACCACCGAGGCGGTGATTCATCATGGCGGACCATGCGAAGGCCCGCTCTCGTCGATTCACACGGAAGAGTTTCTAGCCGAAGGAGAAGTCGCGCCGAATTTGTACTTCTCCGCAGGCAAAGACAAAATTGAACATTTAGTCCTCAAATCGGAAGACGCAGCCAGGTTCTATGCAGGATATGCCGGCTGGAGTTCCAAGCAGTTGGAAGACGAAGTTGGCGAGGGGGCTTGGTTCACGGCCCCCGCCAAACCTGAACATGCATTCTGGCCCGCCGACGATCTTTGGGACCGGCTGAGCCGCGAGTTGGCTTCAACGACGCGGCTGGCAGGCATCAAAGTAAAGCATGAACCGCCCGACCCGCTGTTGAATTGAGTCGGACTGGCCCAAAAGCTATGCTGATACTAGAATTTTGGGATCGTAGCGCTAGGTGCTAACTCAGGAGAACCTGTCGTCGTGACCACGCCGAATTTGCAAAGCCCCGTTGAATCGCCGGCCAAGCCGTCCGAAATCGATCTTCGTGATCCGTGGTTGGCGGCGTTCTTGTCGTGGCTTATTCCTGGCCTAGGGCACATCT
This portion of the Pirellulales bacterium genome encodes:
- a CDS encoding YqgE/AlgH family protein, which codes for MTSLQGQVLVASPKLGDPNFFRAVVLLVRHSEEGAFGIVLNRPSSTQLKEVWGNVSETPCTTEAVIHHGGPCEGPLSSIHTEEFLAEGEVAPNLYFSAGKDKIEHLVLKSEDAARFYAGYAGWSSKQLEDEVGEGAWFTAPAKPEHAFWPADDLWDRLSRELASTTRLAGIKVKHEPPDPLLN